A single Corticium candelabrum chromosome 16, ooCorCand1.1, whole genome shotgun sequence DNA region contains:
- the LOC134192609 gene encoding HAUS augmin-like complex subunit 1, whose amino-acid sequence MQIMEERHSAVDDWLRRISTNDTRVPAYEICMRTMDMLSELSTACEKQQTRVKLILDDMKQKENEYKSEGLVRNKQQKLPVCNC is encoded by the exons ATGCAAATAATGGAAGAGCGGCATAGTGCG GTTGACGACTGGCTGCGACGTATTTCTACAAATGACACTCGTGTTCCAGCGTACGAAATATGTATGAGGACAATGGACATGTTGTCTGAATTGTCGACAGCATGTGAAAAACAACAGACTAGAGTGAAACTTATTCTAGATGAcatgaaacagaaagaaaacgAATACAAGTCAGAAG GTCTTGTccgaaataaacaacagaagttacctgtctgcaactgctaa
- the LOC134192586 gene encoding AP-3 complex subunit beta-1-like: protein MASASGTPYSMEGGHGSSSIQVDDVDQEAAGGFFMTDTTRLDELKTHLDGSKDGQKLDAMKKIIGMIAKGRKVSVLFPSVVKNVVSKNAEIKKLVYVYLVRYAEEEQDLALLSISTFQKALKDPNQLIRASALRVLSSIRVPVIVPIMMLALKECVTDMSAFVRKTAAHAIPKLYSLDPEQKDNLIEIIERLLKDRTTVRFLKLTQNLNECFRWVALIL from the exons ATGGCAAGCGCGTCAGGAACTCCGTATTCGATGGAGGGAGGTCACGGGTCTTCATCGATTCAAGTTGACGATGTTGATCAAGAAGCGGCCGGTGGCTTCTTTATGACGGATACGACAAG GCTAGACGAACTGAAGACGCATTTGGATGGAAGCAAAGATGGCCAGAAGTTGGATGCAATGAAAAAAATCATCGGA ATGATTGCTAAAGGTCGCAAGGTATCCGTTCTCTTTCCTTCTGTTGTTAAGAATGTCGTGTCGAAGAACGCAGAA ATCAAAAAGCTAGTCTATGTTTATCTCGTTCGCTATGCTGAGGAAGAGCAAGACTTGGCGTTGCTTTCTATCAGCACCTTTCAGAAAGCATTGAAA gaTCCTAATCAGCTGATTCGAGCTAGTGCTTTGAGGGTTTTATCAAGCATCAGGGTTCCTGTTATAGTTCCCATCATGATGCTGGCTCTCAAAGAG TGTGTAACTGACATGTCAGCATTTGTAAGGAAGACTGCAGCACATGCCATTCCCAAGTTATACAG TCTTGATCCTGAGCAAAAAGACAACTTGATTGAAATCATAGAACGACTTCTCAAAGACAGGACAACAGTAAGGTTCTTGAAGTTGACACAGAATTTAAATGAGTGTTTTAGATGGGTTGCACTTATACTCTAA
- the LOC134191791 gene encoding AP-3 complex subunit beta-2-like — MSLRDKIVLSLCLVHSGLKMRWTIKQRTFTADYLHLNPEVVRRRLVKAVEHCEEISSDSEVDKPKEDKVLLHVAVLSRNPTRSWLLENRPDLQMEGKAWLVAGSAVVAFEEVCPERIDLIHKNYRKLCNLLVDVEDWGQVAIISMLTRYAHSQFANPNVEGQELGEEKFYSSENEGSSGSDIKDKDETAKQDSETKRKKPYVMDPDHRLLLQSTKPLLQSRNTAVVMSVAQLYFHAAPAGEMSLVVRPLIRLLRTHR, encoded by the exons ATGTCACTTAGAGATAAGATCGTGCTGTCTCTGTGTCTTGTCCACTCTGGTCTAAAAATGAGATGGACCATAAAGCAACGAACTTTTACAGCTGACTACTTGCATCTAAATCCAGAAGTTGTCAGACGCCGACTTGTCAAAGCAGTAGAACATTGTGAGGAAATCAGTTCAGACAGCGAAGTAGACAAACCGAAAGAAGACAAGGTCCTTCTACATGTAGCTGTGCTGTCTCGAAATCCAACTCGATCATGGTTATTAGAAAACAGACCAGACCTGCAGATGGAAGGAAAAGCCTGG CTTGTTGCTGGTAGTGCTGTGGTCGCATTTGAAGAAGTGTGTCCTGAAAGGATAGATTTAATTCACAAGAACTATCGCAAGCTGTGCAACCTTCTTGTTGATGTAGAAGATTGGGGTCAAGTGGCCATCATCAGCATGTTAACTAGATATGCTCACTCTCAGTTTGCAAACCCAAATGTGGAG GGGCAAGAACTTGGTGAGGAAAAGTTTTACAGCTCCGAAAATGAAGGCAGTTCTGGTAGTGATATTAAAGATAAAGATGAAACAGCAAAACAGGATAGTGAAACAAAGAGGAAAAAACCATATGTGATGGATCCTGACCATCGTCTTCTCCTTCAATCAACAAAGCCACTTCTTCAAAGCAGAAACACTGCA GTGGTCATGAGTGTGGCTCAACTTTACTTTCACGCTGCTCCAGCTGGTGAAATGTCACTAGTTGTTAGACCCCTTATACGGCTGCTTAGGACTCATCGGTAA